A genomic window from Carassius auratus strain Wakin chromosome 45, ASM336829v1, whole genome shotgun sequence includes:
- the smim8 gene encoding small integral membrane protein 8, which yields MRVVIVNSVQYSVCEQQLVCVPVTAAAAAAAAGYMCSAQDSGRGGAQKPDSGYRSPGLRGVRSTSLFRAVNPELFIKPNKPVMALGLLSLTLCVGYLGYLHAVRDNQQQLYEAVDSQGERHMRRKSSRWD from the exons ATGCGTGTTGTGATCGTGAACTCAGTGCAGTATAGTGTGTGTGAGCAGCAGCTCGTGTGTGTTCCTGTGaccgcagcagcagcagcagcagcagcaggataCATGTGTTCCGCGCAGGACAGCGGCAGAGGAGGCGCGCAGAAGCCGGACTCGGGTTACAGGAGTCCCGGGCTCCGGGGAGTCAGAAGCACCTCGCTCTTCCGCGCTGTCAACCCGGAGCTCTTCATCAAACCT AATAAGCCGGTGATGGCCCTGGGTCTGCTGAGCCTCACGCTGTGTGTGGGATACCTGGGCTATCTGCACGCGGTCAGAGACAACCAGCAGCAGCTGTACGAGGCCGTGGACAGCCAGGGAGAGAGACACATGAGGAGGAAGAGCTCCAGATGGGACTGA
- the LOC113063474 gene encoding gap junction beta-7 protein: MNWGFLENVLSGVNKYSTVVGRVWLSILFVFRILVYVAAAEQVWKDEFKDFVCNTQQPGCEQVCFDRFFPISQVRLWAIQLITVSTPSLLVALHVAYREHRESKYKRKLYQDKGSLDGGLFFTYITSLILKTSFEVATLLAFYFLYSGFHVPRLLRCDESPCPNTVDCYIAKATEKKIFLYIMGCTSILCIVLNVLEMMYIIWKQCWKCFSKSYAPVHERRPPSMLTLGSPPPLDTSKEEGLHSSPAGRESPKLAAA; encoded by the coding sequence ATGAACTGGGGGTTCCTGGAGAATGTGTTGAGCGGGGTGAACAAGTACTCGACTGTGGTGGGACGGGTCTGGCTCTCCATCCTCTTCGTCTTCCGCATCCTGGTGTACGTGGCCGCCGCCGAGCAGGTGTGGAAGGACGAGTTCAAAGACTTCGTCTGCAACACACAGCAGCCGGGCTGCGAGCAGGTGTGCTTCGACCGCTTCTTCCCCATCTCTCAAGTGCGGTTATGGGCCATTCAGCTGATCACGGTGTCCACCCCGTCGCTGCTGGTGGCTCTGCACGTGGCTTACAGGGAGCACAGAGAGAGCAAGTACAAGAGGAAGCTGTACCAGGACAAGGGCAGCCTCGACGGAGGACTGTTCTTCACCTACATCACCAGTCTCATCCTCAAGACGTCCTTCGAGGTGGCCACTCTGCTGGCTTTCTACTTCCTGTACAGCGGCTTCCACGTTCCCCGCTTGCTCCGGTGTGACGAGAGCCCCTGTCCCAACACCGTGGACTGCTACATCGCAAAAGCCACCGAGAAGAAAATCTTCCTTTACATCATGGGCTGTACGTCTATACTGTGCATTGTTCTGAATGTGTTGGAGATGATGTATATCATATGGAAGCAGTGCTGGAAGTGCTTCAGTAAGAGCTACGCTCCTGTGCATGAGAGACGGCCTCCGTCCATGCTCACTCTCGGCTCACCGCCGCCGCTAGACACGTCTAAAGAGGAAGGACTTCATTCTTCACCGGCTGGAAGGGAAAGCCCAAAGCTCGCTGCTGCGTGA